CAGTGCCACGTCGTGGCTGCTCCAGGAGTCGGGCTGGCTCAGCAGCTCCCACAGTTCCTGGTTGGTAAACTTGAACAGGTAGTAGTCCGACGGAAAGTTACTGGGCATGCTGGCGGCCTGGCTTTCTTCAAGTTGGCGCACCCGCGTGAAATCTTCGGGCAACAAGCTCACCACGAACTGCTCGGCTGAGGTGGTACCCAGCACGGCGTTGAAGCGCGGCCGCGTGTGGTGGGCTTCGTAAGCAATGCGCTGTTGGTCGAGCAGGGCCAGCAGTGACTGGGCCGCGTCGGGCGTGGGAAACTTCTGGTAGGCAATAACGACGGAATCCATGCAGGGCGGGGCAAACGGCGGGCCGCGACGGCCAAACCTAGGAGCAATTTACGCCCCGCCCCGGCCGGTTTCCTTTGCAACCGTAAATGAAACGCCTTGCCCACCGCGTGCCGTGCGACGATTATTCGTTAGTCAGTGGGAGAGATGCTTCAACTACGCTCAGCGTGACCGGCGTGATGGGGTTGGGTTAACTATTAACGCCCGGGGCCCCACGTGCATAAAAAAAGGCCGGAAGCAATGCGCTTCCGGCCTTTTTAGCATCTATTCGAATCCGTTTTTATCCGTTAAATCAACGGAAATTGCGGTCCTACTTACCGTCTACTTCTTCATAATCCACGTCGGTTACGTGGTCGGCGGCGGGCTGGCCGTTGCCGTCCTGCGGCTGGCCTTCGCCCCCGGGGAAGCCTTGGCCGGCCCCGGCGCCATCGGCACCCGCGGCGGCGTACATCTCCTGCGAGGCGGCCTGCCAGGCGGCGTTGATGGCCGTCATGGCAGTTTCAATCGCGCCGAGGTCTTTGCTCTCGTGGGCTTTCTTGAGGTCGGCGAGGGCCCCTTCCACAGCGGTTTTGTTGCCGCCGCTCAGCTTGTCGCCGTACTCCTTCAACTGCTTCTCGGTCTGGAAAATCATCGAGTCGGCGTCGTTCACCTTCTTGATGCGCTCGGCTTCGGCCTTGTCGGCGTCGGCGTTGGTAGCTGCTTCCTGGCGCATGCGCTCAATGTCCTGGTCAGACAAGCCGCTGCTGGCTTCGATGCGGATTTTCTGCTCTTTGCCGGTGCCTTTGTCCTTGGCGGTCACGTTCAGGATGCCGTTGGCGTCGATGTCGAAGATTACTTCAATCTGTGGCACGCCGCGGGGCGCGGGCGGGATGCTGTCGAGGTGAAACTTGCCGATGGTGCGGTTCTGGCTGGCCAGGGGCCGCTCGCCTTGCAGCACGTGGATTTCCACCGAAGGCTGCGAGTCCGAAGCCGTCGAGAACGTCTCCGATTTCTTGGTCGGGATGGTCGTGTTCGACTCGATGAGCTTGGTCATCACGCCGCCCATCGTCTCAATGCCCAGCGAAAGCGGGGTCACGTCGAGCAACAGCACGTCCTTCACTTCACCGGTCAATACACCGCCTTGGATGGCGGCGCCGATGGCCACCACTTCGTCGGGGTTCACGCCCTTGCTGGGCTTCTTGCCGAAGAACTTCTCTACTTCCTCCTGGATGCGGGGGATGCGGGTCGAGCCACCCACGAGGATCACCTCGTCGATGTCGCTGGCCGAGAGGCCAGCGTCTTGCAGGGCCTTCTTGCAAGGCTCCATCGAGCGGCGCACCAGCGCGTCCGAGAGCTGCTCGAACTTGGCGCGGCTCAGCTTCACCACCAAGTGCTTGGGGCCGCTGGCGGTGGCCGTCACGTAGGGCAGGTTAATTTCGGTTTCGTTCGAGCTCGACAGCTCCACTTTGGCTTTCTCGGCGGCTTCTTTCAAGCGCTGGAGGGCCATGGGGTCGTTGCGCAGGTCGAGGCCTTCGTTGTCAGCTTTGAACTGCTCGGCCAGGAAGTCGATGATTACCTGGTCGAAGTCGTCGCCGCCGAGGTGGGTGTCGCCGTTGGTGCTCAGCACTTCAAATACGCCGTCGCCCAGCTCCAGCACCGAGATGTCGAAGGTGCCGCCGCCGAGGTCGTACACGGCAATTTTCTGGTCTTTGTGCTTCTTATCCAGGCCGTAAGCCAGGGCCGCGGCCGTGGGCTCGTTGATGATGCGCTTCACGTCGAGGCCGGCAA
This genomic stretch from Hymenobacter sp. PAMC 26628 harbors:
- the dnaK gene encoding molecular chaperone DnaK, with protein sequence MGKIIGIDLGTTNSCVAVMEGNEPVVIPNSEGRRTTPSIVAFLDNGKGERKVGDPAKRQAVTNPKNTIASIKRFMGRQFSEVSTESKYVAYDLTPGANNTVAVKIGDRNYTPQEISAMVLQKMKQTAEDYLGQPVTEAVITVPAYFNDAQRQATKEAGAIAGLDVKRIINEPTAAALAYGLDKKHKDQKIAVYDLGGGTFDISVLELGDGVFEVLSTNGDTHLGGDDFDQVIIDFLAEQFKADNEGLDLRNDPMALQRLKEAAEKAKVELSSSNETEINLPYVTATASGPKHLVVKLSRAKFEQLSDALVRRSMEPCKKALQDAGLSASDIDEVILVGGSTRIPRIQEEVEKFFGKKPSKGVNPDEVVAIGAAIQGGVLTGEVKDVLLLDVTPLSLGIETMGGVMTKLIESNTTIPTKKSETFSTASDSQPSVEIHVLQGERPLASQNRTIGKFHLDSIPPAPRGVPQIEVIFDIDANGILNVTAKDKGTGKEQKIRIEASSGLSDQDIERMRQEAATNADADKAEAERIKKVNDADSMIFQTEKQLKEYGDKLSGGNKTAVEGALADLKKAHESKDLGAIETAMTAINAAWQAASQEMYAAAGADGAGAGQGFPGGEGQPQDGNGQPAADHVTDVDYEEVDGK